In Plasmodium gaboni strain SY75 chromosome 11, whole genome shotgun sequence, the following proteins share a genomic window:
- a CDS encoding putative heat shock protein 90, giving the protein MSFSKFMKCSSQLSRRISNCEGKGRVNKSFFYNCRQEKCSIACLKNKINAEINKICILSNMHRRNFSSECENYEFKAETKKLLQIVAHSLYTDKEVFIRELISNSSDAIEKLRFSIQSGIIKDCEDISSSVGDENNLFHIKVSTDEEKNLFIIEDSGIGMSKEEVIDNLGTIAKSGSLNFLNKLKDKKGNLNHINKQQIDNNNINNNNNHIINNDNNNNSKDILREVNEKTQEGDIIGQFGVGFYSSFVVSNKVEVFTRSYDHNVSKGYHWVSHGNGTFTLKEIDNISKGTKIICHLKDTCKEFSNIDNVQKIVEKFSSFINFPVYVLKKKKKMSQTNKDHQPTEEYSANKEEMKNDECEKNMDVEGSIDMNNSKEEGKTNECMTKQDNSENINQSNENESNLNPQKQSNDEYMVEEILVNKQKPLWCKDNVTEEEHRKFFNFLNKNKSYGEDNNKTYLYKMLYKTDAPLSIKSVFYIPEEAPSRLFQQSNDIEISLYCKKVLVKKNADNIIPKWLYFIKGVIDCEDMPLNISRENMQDSSLIDKLSRVVVSKILKTLEREADLNEEKYLKFYKNYNYNLKEGVLEDSNKNYYKNTLMNLLRFYSINQNKFISLKEYVNNFKGNQKNIYYFSANDKNVALNSPYMEPFKKQNIDVLLLLEEIDEFVLMNLQSYKEYKFISIDTSQNEDLDEALLNTNNNDNETKKKSIFFNDEQKKELQTYFKQVLGSKCSDVKFSERLTTSPAVVTGFLSPTLRKVMKATMKNADFNDTTNSNSMNMFQNLPATLELNPSHTIVTSIYHLKNTNEEVAKLLVQQLYDNACIAAGILEDPRSLLSKLNELLVLTARYAYHYEKKDIQENKKDQPIDVANENVMSIDDNVNTKENNTNEDTMMKEVQSSTQ; this is encoded by the coding sequence ataaaatatgtatacTTTCAAATATGCATAGAAGAAATTTTAGTAGTGAATGTGAAAATTATGAATTCAAAGCTGAAACGAAAAAATTATTGCAAATTGTTGCTCATTCTTTATATACAGATAAAGAAGTATTTATAAGAGAATTAATAAGTAATTCATCAGATGCTATAGAAAAATTACGATTTTCAATTCAATCTGGAATTATAAAAGATTGTGAAGATATATCATCTTCTGTAGGTGATGAAAACAATTTATTCCATATAAAAGTATCTAcagatgaagaaaaaaatttatttattatagAAGATAGTGGAATTGGAATGAGCAAAGAAGAAGTTATAGATAATTTAGGTACCATAGCTAAAAGTGGCTCTTTgaattttttgaataaattaaaagacaaaaaaggaaatttaaatcatataaataaacaacaaatcgataataataatattaacaataataataatcatattattaataatgataataataataatagtaaaGATATACTTAGAGAAGTGAATGAAAAAACACAAGAAGGAGATATAATAGGACAATTCGGTGTTGGTTTTTATAGTTCTTTTGTTGTATCAAATAAAGTTGAAGTATTTACAAGATCATATGATCATAATGTCTCAAAAGGATATCATTGGGTATCACATGGAAACGGAACATTTACATTAAAAGAAATTGATAACATATCTAAAGGaacaaaaattatttgtCATTTAAAAGATACTTGTAAAGAATTTTCAAATATTGATAATGTTCAAAAAATTGTAGAGAAATTCtcttcttttattaatttcCCTGTTTATGTTcttaagaaaaaaaaaaaaatgtcACAAACGAACAAGGACCATCAACCAACTGAAGAGTATAGTGCAAATAAGGAAGAAATGAAGAATGATGAAtgtgaaaaaaatatggatGTAGAAGGATCAATTGATATGAATAACTCAAAAGAGGAAGGCAAAACAAATGAATGTATGACAAAACAAGATAATAGTGAGAATATCAATCAATCTAATGAAAATGAATCAAACTTAAACCCACAAAAACAATCAAATGACGAATATATGGTTGAAGAAATTTTAGTTAATAAACAAAAACCATTGTGGTGTAAAGATAACGTTACAGAAGAGGAACATcgaaaattttttaattttttaaataaaaataaatcatatggtgaagataataataaaacatatttatataaaatgttatataaaacagATGCACCATTATCTATTAAGAGCGTTTTTTATATTCCAGAAGAAGCTCCATCAAGACTTTTTCAACAATCAAATGATATAGAAATATCTTTATACTGTAAAAAAGTATTAGTCAAAAAAAATGcagataatataataccTAAGTGgttatattttattaagGGTGTTATAGATTGTGAAGATATGCCACTAAATATTAGCAGAGAAAATATGCAAGATAGTTCTTTAATTGATAAATTATCTAGAGTTGTTGTTagtaaaatattaaaaacatTAGAAAGAGAAGCAGATTTAAATGAAgagaaatatttaaaattctataaaaattataattataatttaaaagaagGTGTTTTAGAAgattcaaataaaaattattataaaaatactctaatgaatttattaagattttattcaataaatcaaaataaatttatatctttaaaagaatatgttaataattttaaaggcaatcaaaaaaatatctattatttttcagcaaatgataaaaatgtaGCATTAAATTCTCCATATATGGAACCATTcaaaaaacaaaatatagatgtattattattattagaagAAATAGATGAATTTGTTCTTATGAATTTACAATCATATAAAGAATACaaatttatttctataGACACTTCTCAAAATGAAGATCTAGATGAAGCTCTattaaatacaaataataatgataatgaaacaaaaaaaaaatccattttctttaatgatgaacaaaaaaaagaattacAAACTTATTTTAAACAAGTATTAGGATCTAAATGTTCAGATGTAAAATTTTCAGAAAGACTAACTACATCTCCAGCAGTTGTTACAGGATTCTTATCACCTACATTAAGAAAGGTTATGAAAGCTACTATGAAAAATGCAGATTTTAATGATACTACTAATAGTAATAGTATGAATATGTTTCAAAATTTACCAGCAACATTAGAACTTAATCCTTCACATACAATCGTCACATCTATATATCATCTAAAAAATACGAATGAAGAGGTAGCCAAATTGTTAGTTCAAcaattatatgataatgCATGTATAGCAGCTGGAATATTAGAAGACCCACGTTCTCTTCTAAGTAAATTAAATGAACTCTTGGTATTAACAGCAAGATATGCTTACcattatgaaaaaaaagatattcaagaaaataaaaaggatCAACCAATAGATGTAGCAAATGAAAATGTCATGTCGATAGATGATAATGTTAACACCAAAGAGAATAATACGAATGAGGACACTATGATGAAGGAAGTTCAATCATCTACCcaataa